In Castanea sativa cultivar Marrone di Chiusa Pesio chromosome 6, ASM4071231v1, a single window of DNA contains:
- the LOC142640713 gene encoding mitogen-activated protein kinase 19-like has protein sequence MDFFTDYGDANRYKILEVIGKGSYGVVCAATDTHTGEKVAIKKIHDVFEHISDSIRILREVKLLRLLRHPDIVEIKRIMLPPSKREFKDIYVVFELMASDLHQVIKANDDLTHEHHQFFLYQMLRALKYMHTANVYHRDLKPKNILANANCKLKVCDFGLARVAFSDMPTSIFWTDYVATRWYRAPELCGSFFAKYTPAIDIWSIGCIFAEVLTGKPLFPGKSIIHQLDLITDLLGTPSPETVSAVRNERARKYLTELRKKPPVLFEQKFPNADPRALHLLQRLLAFDPKERPTAEEALADPYFKGLSKVEREPSAQPISKLEFEFERRRVTKEDIRELIYREILEYHPQLLKDYMNGNEGTNFLYPSGIGQFRKQFAYLEENGGKSSPVIPLERKHVSLPRSTVHSNVIPPNTQQNLTSYERRKIMEQASTNFRAMDSCSGNPSKASRPPPRVPTSKQGRVVGPILPFEDFRNIKDDNGSRLFDRNAVSTPQAVTPQWFFKTRTMIQEKSGLETHRELSQAKPQIQSQQCNVPEKRASSMAMDVNTNLYYQPQAKADQLNNDRITIDTKLLQAQSHFGAAGAAAVAVAVHRNAGAVQYGLS, from the exons ATGGATTTTTTCACCGATTATGGCGACGCAAATAGATATAAAATTCTCGAAGTGATAGGGAAGGGAAGCTATGGAGTTGTCTGTGCAGCAACGGACACACACACTGGGGAAAAAGTAGCAATAAAGAAAATACATGATGTTTTTGAGCATATATCTGATTCCATACGGATCCTGCGTGAAGTCAAGTTGCTCAGGCTTTTACGGCATCCTGATATTGTTGAAATTAAGCGCATCATGTTGCCCCCATCAAAAAGGGAGTTCAAAGACATTTACGTTGTCTTTGAGCTAATGGCGTCTGATCTTCACCAAGTCATTAAAGCTAATGATGACTTGACCCATGAACATCATCAGTTTTTTCTTTATCAGATGCTACGTGCATTGAAATATATGCATACAG CAAATGTGTATCATCGAGATCTTAAGCCAAAGAATATATTGGCAAACGCAAATTGCAAACTCAAAGTTTGTGACTTTGGACTAGCAAGAGTTGCATTTAGTGACATGCCAACATCAATATTTTGGACA GATTATGTTGCTACAAGATGGTATAGGGCTCCGGAATTGTGCGGATCATTCTTTGCTAAG TATACCCCTGCAATTGATATATGGAGTATTGGATGCATTTTTGCCGAGGTACTGACAGGGAAGCCATTATTTCCTGGTAAAAGTATTATTCATCAGCTAGATTTGATCACTGATCTTCTTGGGACGCCTTCCCCAGAAACTGTTTCAGCA GTTCGAAATGAGAGGGCACGGAAATATTTAACAGAATTGAGGAAAAAACCTCCTGTGCTCTTTGAACAGAAATTTCCAAATGCAGATCCTCGAGCACTCCACCTGCTGCAAAGATTATTAGCATTTGATCCAAAGGAGCGGCCAACCGCTGAAGAG GCACTAGCAGATCCTTACTTTAAGGGACTTTCCAAAGTTGAGAGAGAGCCTTCTGCTCAGCCTATCTCAAAGTtggagtttgagtttgagaggcGAAGGGTGACAAAGGAGGACATTAGAGAACTCATATACCGAGAGATACTAGAATACCATCCTCAGCTGCTTAAAGACTACATGAATGGAAATGAAGGCACAAATTTCCTATATCCTAG TGGTATAGGCCAGTTCAGAAAGCAGTTTGCATATCTCGAGGAAAATGGCGGTAAAAGTTCCCCGGTTATTCCCTTAGAGAGGAAGCATGTTTCTCTCCCGCG GTCTACTGTTCACTCAAATGTAATTCCTCCTAATACACAGCAAAACTTGACCTCGTATGAGCGTCGGAAAATTATGGAGCAGgcttcaacaaattttagggCAATGGATTCGTGTTCTGGAAATCCATCTAAGGCTTCCCGGCCTCCGCCTAGGGTTCCAACAT CAAAACAAGGGAGAGTTGTGGGACCAATTCTACCTTTTGAGGATTTCAGAAACATTAAAGATGACAATGGTTCAAGGTTATTTGATAGAAATGCAGTTAGCACTCCTCAGGCAGTCACTCCACAATGGTTCTTCAAGACTCGCACCATGATTCAAGAGAAATCTGGGTTGGAGACACACAGGGAATTGTCACAAGCCAAACCTCAAATCCAATCCCAACAATGCAATGTACCAGAAAAACGAGCCTCAAGCATGGCCATGGATGTTAACACCAACTTATATTACCAACCACAAGCCAAGGCAGATCAGTTAAATAATGATCGAATTACTATTGATACAAAACTGCTGCAGGCACAGTCACATTTTGGTGCAGCTGGTGCTGCAGCTGTAGCTGTTGCTGTTCACAGGAATGCAGGAGCTGTACAGTATGGTCTGTCTTAA